In Sinorhizobium numidicum, the following proteins share a genomic window:
- a CDS encoding CheR family methyltransferase: MKVKSANSVQFAVLVTAIAEKLGLSLSQSREEAAGTAIRRVMARRGIDDLRLLLEQIDTNQNLTDELVDEVTVGESYFFRGPAQFDFVRRTVLPQLRRSRSQGLPFRMWSAGCAKGEEPYSLAILCEEDGLTEDARIAASDISRNALADAMKGDYSEWSLRNTDKILKERYFSKHGARFRLKSDLARRLSFTHHTLGADALPAPDKGLSDFDLILCRNVLVYLDAAAVQRIALQLYACLTKGGWLLTAPADPPLWKHAPFETSITSAGVVYRRPLEAPRQANNSLIAATGPVSARRAKRALSEIPPTPGHSPHAPDSAHDDRANSIARKIRTLLRRGDIRSAAQLAEEAIEAHPLSAELHYLQGLSFLGERSTEEAAAALRRVIYLDTTLAAPQFYLGVCLKESDAPAALHAFETALSLCLSRPPHEPVSLSDEASGHLVALARREIADLWRRLEAQ, encoded by the coding sequence GTGAAGGTCAAAAGCGCAAATTCTGTCCAGTTCGCCGTTCTCGTTACCGCGATAGCAGAGAAGCTGGGGCTGAGCCTTTCGCAATCCCGGGAAGAAGCTGCTGGCACGGCAATCCGCCGGGTGATGGCCCGGCGCGGCATCGACGATCTCCGGCTCCTCCTTGAGCAGATCGACACAAACCAGAATTTGACAGACGAGCTCGTGGACGAGGTCACTGTTGGGGAAAGCTATTTCTTCCGCGGTCCTGCCCAGTTTGACTTCGTCAGACGCACGGTTCTTCCGCAATTGCGCCGGAGCCGATCTCAGGGCTTGCCGTTCCGGATGTGGAGCGCCGGCTGCGCGAAAGGGGAAGAACCCTACTCGCTTGCCATTCTCTGCGAAGAAGATGGCCTTACGGAAGATGCGCGGATAGCCGCATCCGATATATCCCGCAACGCGCTCGCCGACGCCATGAAGGGTGATTACAGCGAATGGTCTCTGAGAAATACGGACAAAATTCTGAAGGAAAGGTACTTTTCTAAGCACGGAGCGCGGTTTCGGCTGAAGAGTGATTTGGCGCGTCGGCTGAGCTTCACGCACCACACTCTTGGAGCCGACGCGCTTCCGGCACCTGATAAAGGTCTCTCCGATTTCGACCTGATCCTTTGCCGCAACGTGCTCGTCTATCTTGACGCGGCCGCAGTCCAGCGCATCGCGCTTCAGTTGTATGCCTGCCTGACGAAGGGAGGTTGGCTGCTGACCGCTCCAGCCGATCCCCCGCTTTGGAAGCATGCACCGTTCGAGACTTCGATCACATCTGCAGGCGTGGTTTATCGGCGTCCCTTGGAGGCCCCGCGGCAGGCCAACAACAGCCTCATCGCCGCTACCGGGCCTGTTTCAGCGCGCCGGGCAAAACGTGCGCTAAGCGAGATCCCGCCCACTCCGGGCCACTCCCCTCATGCGCCAGACTCGGCTCATGACGACCGGGCCAACTCGATTGCCCGCAAGATTCGGACCCTTCTGCGCCGGGGCGATATCCGCAGTGCCGCTCAGCTCGCGGAAGAAGCGATCGAAGCCCATCCCCTCTCGGCCGAATTGCACTACCTGCAGGGCCTCTCATTTCTGGGCGAGCGATCGACTGAAGAGGCTGCGGCCGCCTTGCGGCGCGTCATCTATCTGGACACAACGCTCGCGGCACCCCAGTTCTACCTAGGCGTCTGCCTCAAGGAGAGCGATGCGCCGGCAGCGCTGCATGCCTTCGAAACCGCGCTCTCACTTTGTCTTTCCCGACCGCCGCATGAACCCGTTTCGCTGTCCGATGAAGCGTCCGGACATCTTGTGGCGCTCGCCAGGCGGGAGATCGCGGACCTGTGGCGACGTTTGGAGGCGCAATGA
- a CDS encoding response regulator — MDALHVALIADDDEFFRIALSFILKTKLGFTDVIEARSLDEAIERLSERDDISLALFDLAMPGMESAASLAAVRDVHPDLKVAVVSASSRRSDILSALSAGINGYVPKGLGANDLAEAIRAILSGAIYVPPSLAGRTAPSQEMESAPATKGRPEELVHRAVEFLTPRQREVLLLLVQGFSNKEIARKLRLGEGTVKIHMAALFRSLRVRNRQEAAAAGARLLPMAERGSR, encoded by the coding sequence ATGGATGCGTTACACGTCGCACTTATTGCCGATGACGATGAATTCTTCAGGATAGCGCTCAGTTTTATCTTGAAGACCAAGCTTGGTTTTACGGATGTGATCGAAGCGAGGTCACTCGATGAAGCCATTGAGCGCCTTTCCGAGCGCGACGACATTTCGCTCGCATTGTTCGACCTCGCGATGCCTGGCATGGAGAGTGCCGCCAGTCTTGCCGCCGTTCGCGACGTCCACCCCGATCTGAAAGTTGCCGTCGTCTCGGCGTCATCACGCCGTTCGGACATCTTGTCTGCCTTGTCTGCGGGCATAAACGGCTATGTGCCGAAAGGGCTCGGCGCAAACGATCTTGCCGAAGCGATCCGCGCCATTTTGAGCGGCGCGATCTATGTACCGCCCTCGTTGGCTGGCCGCACCGCCCCTTCGCAGGAGATGGAGTCGGCTCCGGCCACGAAAGGGCGCCCCGAAGAGCTTGTCCATCGGGCTGTCGAATTCCTCACCCCTAGGCAACGCGAAGTCCTATTGCTTCTCGTCCAGGGCTTCTCGAACAAGGAAATTGCCCGCAAGCTTCGCCTCGGCGAGGGAACCGTAAAGATCCATATGGCGGCGCTCTTCCGCAGCCTTCGGGTGAGAAACCGCCAGGAGGCTGCCGCGGCCGGCGCTCGTCTGTTGCCCATGGCCGAAAGAGGCTCGCGCTAG
- a CDS encoding bifunctional diguanylate cyclase/phosphodiesterase, producing MNAPLSESSPKKSHDFFQRLIDGIAEPVIIKDDTSRFVFINRAACDLLGVARDELIGRTDHDILPREEADRIVALDRVVLSTGEDHQLEEQITAPDGLTRTLLTKKRCVKVPVGATEEKFLIAVIADITHLRETEETLRASEAHYRSLVDLHPQVPWTADASGEVLEVGRRWTELTGLPKREALGTGWSKAVHPQDATAFQERWSRSLSSGEPLDLEYRILTTNGSYRWFRARAAARRGPDGRILRWYGVLEDVDERRRATDALRESEARFRAIADDAPVMIWVADPNGDTSFFSRLWLDTTGQTEEEALGFGWVDVIHPDDREKVTQAFFEAHTSQEPVRSEYRLRRADGSWAWMLDVGQPRFSADGTFLGYVGSALDITERRAAELAQQESQAFIRSIFDSSPDCVRVLDMEGRPLIMNKAGRRIFGLTDDAEVAAQTWDAIGKPSDAHIVEAGWDKVREGETARFEITVRNAQGEDRCMDVIAAPIIGPDGKPARMLSIWRDITQARRASEEIAQAQKRAEAAAQQLSAVLDSTMDSVMLLDARWRIRYLNENAKKLLQIGDEALGTVLWKLFPQEKKGTFARRCRDVMDRRVRAAFEDYLPSLDIWLEANASPTQEGISVFFRDITDRRRAEEDSLLAHKQMAHMARHDMLTGLANRMFFRECFDRALSKGGASQHMAVLCLDLDGFKTVNDTYGHPTGDALLRLVSARLIQSVRIIDTVARLGGDEFAVIQPLARGRDDAFSLAQRIIDTLSEPFNVEGVNITIGASVGLAFAPEDGTSADELIKAADIALYSAKAGGRGTYRRFNAAMHAQLQAHQQMKLTMRDALARGQFELHYQPLVSLQTRHVTGCEALLRWRHPERGMIAPSEFIPIAEETGLIVPIGAWVLQQVCLQASSWPEHVSVAVNLSPVQFKHPKLVKAVADAISAARLNPARLQLEITESVLLDESEHNLELLQQLRELGVKIAMDDFGTGYSSLGYLRSFPFDKIKVDRTFVRDLPEGKESLAIVRAVAGLGQSLGMMTTVEGVETEDQLKTVNAEGFDEVQGYIFSRPLPASEISKLIADGPLRGED from the coding sequence ATGAATGCTCCACTGTCCGAAAGTTCGCCCAAAAAATCACATGACTTCTTTCAACGTCTTATCGACGGTATCGCCGAACCCGTGATTATCAAGGACGATACGTCGCGATTTGTTTTCATCAACAGGGCGGCGTGCGACCTCTTAGGCGTAGCTCGGGATGAGCTCATCGGACGGACAGACCATGACATATTGCCAAGGGAGGAAGCCGACAGGATCGTGGCCCTCGACAGGGTCGTACTTTCGACCGGTGAGGATCACCAGCTAGAAGAACAAATTACGGCACCAGACGGTCTCACTCGGACACTCCTGACGAAGAAACGCTGCGTGAAGGTCCCCGTCGGCGCGACGGAGGAGAAATTTCTAATAGCCGTAATCGCGGACATTACTCACCTTCGCGAGACCGAAGAAACGCTCAGAGCAAGTGAAGCGCACTACCGATCTCTCGTCGACCTTCACCCCCAAGTCCCTTGGACTGCAGACGCCTCGGGAGAGGTGTTGGAAGTCGGCCGGCGATGGACTGAGCTCACCGGCTTACCCAAAAGAGAAGCCCTTGGAACCGGATGGTCAAAGGCAGTCCATCCGCAAGACGCCACCGCGTTCCAGGAGCGATGGAGCCGATCGCTCTCCAGTGGCGAGCCCTTGGATCTTGAGTATAGGATTTTGACCACCAATGGGTCCTATCGCTGGTTCCGGGCGCGTGCGGCAGCGCGGCGGGGGCCGGATGGCAGGATCTTGCGATGGTACGGTGTTTTGGAAGATGTCGACGAGCGCCGACGCGCAACTGATGCCTTGCGTGAAAGTGAAGCACGTTTTCGAGCGATCGCCGACGACGCGCCGGTGATGATCTGGGTTGCAGACCCGAACGGCGACACAAGCTTCTTCAGCCGCCTTTGGCTGGACACCACCGGACAGACGGAGGAAGAGGCGCTGGGTTTCGGCTGGGTCGATGTCATCCACCCCGATGACCGAGAGAAGGTGACACAAGCCTTCTTTGAGGCACACACGAGCCAGGAGCCGGTGCGCAGCGAGTACCGATTGCGGCGTGCCGATGGAAGCTGGGCATGGATGCTCGATGTCGGCCAACCGCGGTTTTCCGCCGACGGAACGTTTCTCGGATATGTGGGCTCAGCCCTCGATATAACTGAGCGTCGAGCCGCTGAACTGGCCCAACAGGAATCACAGGCCTTCATCAGAAGCATTTTCGATAGCAGTCCCGACTGCGTGCGCGTTCTCGATATGGAAGGCCGCCCGCTTATTATGAACAAGGCCGGGCGGAGGATCTTCGGCCTGACCGATGACGCCGAGGTTGCAGCACAAACGTGGGATGCTATCGGCAAGCCTTCCGATGCGCATATAGTCGAAGCTGGCTGGGATAAGGTCAGAGAGGGCGAGACGGCTCGTTTCGAGATCACGGTTCGAAATGCCCAGGGCGAAGACCGATGCATGGATGTGATCGCAGCTCCGATCATCGGGCCTGACGGAAAGCCCGCTCGCATGCTGTCGATCTGGCGTGACATCACGCAGGCGAGGCGCGCCAGCGAAGAAATCGCTCAAGCACAAAAGCGGGCCGAAGCTGCCGCCCAGCAACTTTCCGCAGTTCTCGACAGCACAATGGATAGTGTCATGCTGCTCGATGCACGGTGGCGCATTCGCTATCTGAATGAGAATGCCAAGAAACTCCTGCAGATCGGGGATGAAGCGCTTGGAACTGTTCTTTGGAAATTATTCCCCCAGGAAAAAAAAGGAACCTTCGCGAGGCGATGCCGGGATGTCATGGATCGACGCGTCCGTGCAGCCTTCGAGGATTATTTGCCTTCTCTCGACATATGGCTCGAGGCAAACGCCTCGCCCACACAGGAAGGCATTTCCGTTTTCTTCCGAGACATAACCGATCGCCGGCGGGCGGAGGAGGATAGTCTCCTGGCACACAAACAGATGGCGCACATGGCTCGTCACGACATGCTGACCGGGCTTGCGAACCGTATGTTCTTCCGTGAATGCTTTGACAGGGCTTTGAGCAAGGGCGGCGCTTCTCAGCACATGGCGGTGCTCTGTCTCGATCTCGACGGCTTTAAAACCGTCAATGACACGTACGGGCATCCGACCGGCGACGCGCTGCTGCGTCTCGTATCGGCTCGGCTTATCCAGTCTGTTCGGATTATCGACACCGTCGCGCGGCTCGGTGGTGATGAGTTCGCGGTGATACAGCCGCTGGCGAGGGGCCGTGACGATGCTTTTTCCTTGGCACAGCGGATTATCGATACCCTCAGCGAGCCGTTCAATGTCGAGGGCGTCAACATTACGATCGGCGCCAGCGTCGGTCTTGCTTTTGCGCCTGAAGATGGGACTTCCGCAGACGAACTGATCAAGGCTGCGGATATCGCACTATACAGCGCGAAAGCTGGCGGGCGCGGGACCTATAGACGCTTCAATGCCGCAATGCATGCGCAGTTGCAAGCGCATCAGCAAATGAAGCTCACGATGCGTGACGCGCTCGCAAGGGGCCAATTCGAGCTCCATTATCAGCCGTTGGTGAGCCTGCAGACTCGACACGTGACAGGGTGCGAAGCTTTGTTGCGCTGGCGTCATCCCGAAAGAGGCATGATTGCACCCTCGGAGTTCATACCTATTGCCGAAGAGACCGGATTGATCGTGCCGATCGGTGCATGGGTCTTGCAGCAAGTCTGTCTCCAGGCCTCATCCTGGCCGGAGCACGTGAGCGTCGCTGTCAATCTGTCACCGGTTCAGTTCAAGCACCCGAAGCTCGTCAAGGCAGTCGCCGATGCAATCTCGGCTGCTCGTCTGAACCCTGCGCGGCTGCAGTTGGAGATCACAGAGTCGGTTCTGCTCGACGAAAGCGAGCACAATCTTGAGCTCCTTCAGCAATTACGGGAGCTTGGCGTCAAGATCGCCATGGACGATTTCGGCACCGGCTACTCGTCTCTCGGTTATCTCCGTAGTTTTCCCTTTGACAAGATCAAAGTCGATCGCACCTTCGTTCGGGATCTGCCGGAGGGGAAAGAGTCGCTCGCAATCGTCAGGGCCGTTGCGGGTCTTGGACAGAGCCTCGGCATGATGACAACCGTCGAGGGGGTCGAAACTGAGGATCAGCTGAAAACCGTGAACGCCGAAGGTTTCGACGAGGTACAGGGCTATATTTTCTCGCGCCCTTTGCCGGCGTCGGAAATTTCCAAACTGATCGCCGACGGCCCACTGAGAGGAGAAGATTAG
- a CDS encoding LacI family DNA-binding transcriptional regulator — protein sequence MSSRPTIADLARAAGVSVATVDRVLNGRHPVREETARRVYDAAKAIDYHAVGLLRQRVFEDLPQYRLGFLLQKPQQSFYQSVAKEIENAALSLPNVRAVPQIDFLANSTPSGITEKLKSMAARNQAIALVAPDYPAVAAAVEELKERGIPVFSLLSDFAAGVREGYIGLNNQKVGRTAAWMIAKAAKRPGKVAAFVGSHRFHGHELREIGFRSYFRENAPDFEVLDTMVNLDTPEITHEATLDLLQRHPDLIGFYVCGGGMEGAISAIREEKLEGKLLVVVNELTPESRAALADEGVMMAVATPVSALARETINLMIGSINRGAAGVPGQTFLPFDIYTPENI from the coding sequence ATGAGCAGCAGGCCGACAATCGCGGACCTCGCTCGGGCGGCGGGTGTGAGTGTTGCAACGGTCGACCGTGTGTTGAACGGGCGCCATCCAGTGCGGGAAGAAACGGCGCGGCGGGTCTATGACGCGGCAAAGGCGATCGACTATCACGCGGTCGGTCTTCTTCGGCAGCGTGTATTTGAGGATCTTCCCCAATATCGGCTGGGCTTTCTTCTGCAAAAACCTCAGCAATCTTTCTATCAGTCGGTGGCAAAGGAAATCGAAAACGCAGCGCTGTCACTGCCGAACGTCCGCGCCGTCCCCCAGATTGATTTCCTCGCCAATTCAACGCCTTCAGGCATCACCGAGAAGCTCAAGTCGATGGCGGCGCGCAATCAAGCGATTGCCCTCGTTGCCCCCGACTATCCGGCCGTAGCGGCCGCCGTCGAGGAACTCAAGGAACGCGGCATACCCGTTTTTTCACTCCTTTCCGACTTTGCGGCCGGGGTACGTGAAGGCTATATCGGGCTGAACAACCAGAAGGTTGGAAGGACTGCCGCCTGGATGATCGCCAAGGCGGCAAAAAGGCCAGGAAAGGTCGCAGCCTTCGTCGGCAGTCACCGCTTTCATGGGCATGAACTGCGCGAGATCGGTTTTCGCTCTTATTTTCGTGAAAACGCGCCCGATTTCGAAGTCCTCGACACGATGGTCAACCTGGACACGCCCGAGATCACCCATGAAGCGACGCTCGACCTGTTGCAGCGGCATCCCGACCTCATCGGCTTCTATGTCTGCGGCGGCGGCATGGAGGGCGCGATTTCGGCAATCCGTGAGGAAAAGCTCGAAGGCAAGCTGCTGGTGGTCGTCAATGAACTGACACCGGAGTCACGCGCCGCACTTGCCGATGAGGGAGTGATGATGGCGGTCGCCACACCCGTTTCAGCGCTCGCACGAGAAACGATCAACCTGATGATCGGCTCGATCAATCGGGGGGCGGCCGGCGTTCCGGGACAGACTTTCCTGCCCTTCGACATTTATACTCCTGAGAATATCTGA
- a CDS encoding fatty acid desaturase family protein: MTTVPTKRDYSLLGRDAEAAVANGLSAAEWYHTDIPRKQMKELMKREDGPAIRDTLIWLASLALFGGLGIYFWGTWWAIPFFLAYGVLYGSASDSRWHECGHGTAFKTMWMNDAVYQIACFMIMRNPVTWRWSHTRHHTDTVIVGRDPEIAVMRPPDLLRLILNFFGIIDVWHAVIDMVRNAFRVISAAEKTFIPEMERPKAILVARIWLAIYLGAIGLSIYLSSILPLMLIGLPRLYGAWHHVLTGLLQHGGLADNVTDHRLNSRTVYMNPVSRFIYWNMNYHVEHHMFPMVPYHALPKLHEMIKHDLPAANPSMLHGYREMIPAFLRQLRNEDYFLKRELPPTARPYREEFHNDRIAAE; encoded by the coding sequence ATGACGACGGTTCCCACGAAACGAGATTACAGCCTGCTCGGTCGCGATGCGGAGGCAGCCGTCGCCAACGGCCTTTCGGCCGCTGAGTGGTATCACACGGATATTCCGCGCAAGCAGATGAAAGAGCTGATGAAGCGCGAGGATGGCCCAGCTATCCGAGATACTCTCATATGGCTCGCCAGCTTGGCTCTCTTTGGCGGGCTTGGCATCTATTTTTGGGGCACCTGGTGGGCGATCCCGTTCTTTCTTGCCTATGGCGTCCTATACGGTTCGGCTTCCGACAGCCGCTGGCATGAATGCGGCCATGGCACCGCCTTCAAGACGATGTGGATGAACGACGCCGTCTACCAGATCGCCTGTTTCATGATCATGCGCAATCCGGTGACCTGGCGCTGGAGCCATACCCGTCACCACACCGATACGGTCATTGTTGGTCGCGACCCGGAAATCGCCGTCATGCGGCCCCCCGACCTCCTGCGTCTCATCCTCAATTTCTTCGGGATCATCGACGTCTGGCATGCCGTTATCGACATGGTTCGGAACGCCTTCCGGGTGATCAGCGCCGCCGAGAAGACCTTCATCCCGGAAATGGAGCGGCCGAAGGCGATCCTCGTTGCCCGCATCTGGCTGGCGATCTATCTCGGTGCGATCGGCCTTTCGATCTATCTCAGCTCGATCCTGCCTTTGATGCTGATCGGACTGCCCCGGCTCTATGGCGCCTGGCATCACGTGCTGACCGGTTTGTTGCAGCACGGCGGTCTTGCCGACAACGTCACCGATCACCGGCTGAACAGCCGCACCGTCTATATGAATCCGGTCAGCCGCTTCATCTACTGGAACATGAATTACCACGTTGAACATCACATGTTCCCGATGGTGCCCTATCATGCGCTGCCGAAACTGCATGAAATGATCAAGCACGATCTGCCGGCAGCCAATCCGTCGATGCTTCACGGTTATCGTGAAATGATCCCGGCCTTCCTCAGACAGCTGCGCAACGAGGATTATTTCCTGAAGCGCGAATTGCCGCCGACGGCGAGGCCCTATCGCGAAGAGTTCCACAACGACCGGATCGCGGCCGAGTGA
- a CDS encoding MocE family 2Fe-2S type ferredoxin has protein sequence MSSNWVEVCAAGEIDEEDVIRFDHEGRTFAVYRSPDDEYFATDGLCTHEHIHLADGLVMDDIIECPKHNGRFNYKTGQARGAPVCVNLRTYPVKVEGGSVFIAIA, from the coding sequence ATGAGCTCGAACTGGGTCGAGGTTTGTGCGGCCGGCGAAATCGACGAGGAAGACGTGATCCGCTTCGACCATGAAGGACGCACCTTCGCCGTCTATCGCAGCCCCGATGACGAGTATTTTGCGACCGATGGGCTTTGCACCCACGAGCACATTCATCTGGCCGACGGCCTGGTGATGGACGATATCATCGAATGTCCGAAGCATAATGGCCGCTTTAATTACAAGACCGGCCAGGCCAGGGGCGCGCCTGTCTGCGTCAACCTCAGGACCTATCCGGTCAAGGTCGAGGGCGGTAGTGTCTTCATAGCGATCGCTTGA